CCCCGGATGTTGGCGAGCTTGAAAACCGCGCGCAGAAAATCCGGGTAGTCCTGCGCCTGACAGCCCATGGGAACGACGATGGCGTTGACGCCGGCTTTTTCAAACCAGGGGTTGTAAATCATCGGCGCCTTGAAGGCGTGGGTGGGGAAGCCGATGTGGGCAATGATTTCAGTGTTTCCGTTGATCATGTTGTTCTCCTTGATGTTAATCAGTGCCGCTTTACTGTTGCGCCTGGCGCCACTGCGCCATCGCCGCCAGACGCGACGGGGCGTTCGGCGCGCCATAGCCGGCGTAGCCCCGGCGTCGCTCGACCAGTTCGAAATGGAAACGGTCGTCAAACGGCGTGAGGTACAAATGCAGGAACTCGCCACCGTCCGCTTCGCGGTCGTACAAGATGCCCAGCTCGCGCATGGCCGCCAGCAAGCCGGCGTCGATGTCGTACCTGGCGAGCAGGTCGTCGTAGTAGTTGGCCGGCACCGGCAGCAGCAGCGCGCCCGATGCCTTGAGTGCGCGTGCCGTTGCCACCAGGTCGGTCACTGCGATGGCAATTTGCTGAACGCCAGCGCCGCGAAAGCTCGACACGGCACGGGACACCGAGGTGTTGTCGCGTTCGGAAACCGTGATGGACACGCGCACTTCACGGTCGGTCGATTCAATCTCGCGGCTCCTGATCACGCCGTAGGGGTCATGCATCACGACGTTGCGCTCGGGCGCCAGGCCCAGCGCCGCACGATGGAACAGCACCCACGGCTCGACCTGCCCGGCCGGCACAGCCTGCACCAGGTGGTCGAAACGTGCCGTATCACCCAGTACACCGCCGTGCAGGGCGGATTCGTCCATCACAAAGTCGGCTTCAAAGGCGTAGCGGCCACCTTGCGGCGCTTCGCAAAAATAGAGCAGGCTGCCGTCGGGTGCGCGCACCGCCGGAATGGTCAGCTCGTTCTGACCCACACGCCCGTTCACACGCGGGCACAGCAAGGCTTCGGCGCGCGCCAGCGCCCCGGCGACATCCGGCGTGGCCAGCGCCACGGCGCAGGCCGAGGTGCCGTGCTGTTCAAAATGGCTGCGGGCAAACGAATCCTCTTCCAGATTGACGATGATGCGCACCTCACCCTGGCCATAAAGATCAACCTTCTTCGAGCGGTGATGGCCGATGCGGTGAAAACCAGTCGCCTTCAGCCACGCGGCCAGCCGGCCGCCTGCGGCCGGGTCCACGGCGAACTCGACGAACGCCCATCCAGTCAGCACGGGCGCTGGCGGCGGTGCGAACAGCGGCGCCTTGCAAGGCGGTGCGTCCTTCGCCCGACTCTGGCGCACCTGGTCTTCGAGCCACAGCAGCGAGCGCCTGGCATCGACCGCATTGGCCCGCGCCGGCGCGGAGCGGAATTCATCGTTGAAGATTTCGAGCGAAAGCGGCCCGCTGTAGCCCGACTCGATCACGGCTGCAGTGAACTTGGTCACCTCCATCTCGCCCTGGCCCGGAAAGCAGCGGTAATGGCGGCTGTGCGTCAACACGTCGGTGTTCACCCAGGGTGCATCGGCCAGCTGGACAAAGAAAATCTTCTCGCCCGGCAGCCTGGCGATGCCGCTCGGGTCGTCGCGCAGCGACAGCGTGTGAAAGCTGTCAAGCGCCAGCCCCATGTGCGGATGGTTGACGCGCTCGACCACGCTCCAGGCCTGGGACCAGAGCTTGATCTTGCTGCCCCAGGCCAGCGCCTCGTAGGCGATGCGCATGCCGCGCCTGCCGGCGTGTTCGGCGAGCTGGTGGAATTGCCCGGCGAGCTGATCGACATCGCCGAGCGCGTCGGGCTGCACGTTCGAGCACACCAGAATCAATTCAGTGCCCAGTTCCTGCATCACGTCGAACTTGCGTTCGGCGCGTTCCAGACTGCGAGCGACCTGCGCGGGCGTGGTGCCGTCGAAATCACGAAACGGCTGGAACATGTCGATGCGCAAGCCCAGGTCCTCGCAAATGCGGCGCACCTCGGCCGGCGTTCCCGGGAACTGCAGCAGGTCGTTTTCAAAGATTTCCACGCCATCGAAATGCGCAGCGGCTGCAGCCTGTAGTTTCTCGCGCAGCATTCCAGACAGTGAGACAGTGGCGATTGAATGGCGCATGGTCAACTCGACTCGGTCAATGATTTGGAAAGATCAGGCCTTGGCGGCCAGCGCTGCCGAATGGCCAGCGCGCAGCCCCAGCAAATAGCTGTCCACGCCGAAGCCGCAAATCTGGCCCCGGACGATTTCGCCGAACACCGAGACATGGCGGAAGGCCTCGCGGGCGTGGATGTTGGACATGTGCAGCTCGACAATCGGGCAGGTCAAAATGGCCAGCGCGTCGCGAATGCCGTAGCTGTAGTGCGTCCAGGCGCCGGCGTTGATCAGCACCGCGTCCACGCCGTCGGTGTAGCCTTGGTGGATGCGCTCGCACATCTCGCCTTCGCTGTTGGTCTGGAAGCATTCCACGTCCGTACCCAACTCTGTACCCAAAGCAGCCAGGCCGGCATTGATCTCGTCCAGCGTGATGGTGCCGTACTGCTTGGGGTCGCGCTTGCCGAACATGTTGTGGTTGATGCCGTGCAGCATGAGAATTTTCATGGGAATCCTTTAAATACAGGTCATTAAGAGAAGGCGTTCCAGTCTGGCGTGCGGAGGGTGGCCCGCTCCTCAAGGGGCTGCTCCTGGCCACGCACGCGAACAGCCTGCAAGCGCTGAACTGCAGACTTGCTTATTTGCTAGCGCGTGCCTGGGCCAGCGCATCCTGCAGGCCCTTGACGGTTTCCTGGCCGACGGAAACAGCGAACTTGGCAACCACGGGGCGCATCTTCTCGCGCAGCTTGTCCACTTCGGCCGGAGCCAGTTCGGTGACCTGCATCCCGCCCTTCTTCACGGCTTCCAGCGCCGTAGTGGCCTGAGCGCGGGCCTGCTGGCGCTGGTAAACGGTGGATTCGGCGGCGGCATCGGAGATGATCTTTTTCTCGGCCGGCGACAGCGTGTCCCAGAACTTCTTGCTGATCAGCACTGATTGCGGGTTGTACTGGTGGTTGGTCAGGGTGAGGTACTTTTGCACTTCAAACAGCTTGTTGGCGGCAATCACGGTGAGCGGGTTTTCCTGCCCGTCAATGGCGCCTTGCTCCAGTGCGGAGTACACCTCGCCAAAGGTCATGGGCGTCGGGTTGGCACCGAGCGTCTTGACCCAGTCCACATTGATGGGCGTGGGAATGACGCGCAGCTTCAGGCCGGCAATGTCTTCGACCTTCACGATGGCGCGCTTGTTGTTGGTGATGTTGCGAAAACCCAGTTCCCAGTAGGTCAGGCCGATCAGGCCCTTGGCATCGAGCTTGGCATGCATCTGCTTGCCGAACGGTCCATCGACCACGGCGTCAGCCTCCTTGCTGTTGCTGAACATGAACGGAAAATCAAACACCGCGAATTCCTTGACCTGACCGGCCAGGTAACTGGTGTTCATCGACGCCATCTCGATGGTGCCGCCCTGCATGGCCGAAATCACCGGGCCGTCGCCACCGAGCACGCCACCGGGGAACAGGTTGACCTTGATCTTGCCGCCGGACTTGGCCGCGACAAGGTCGGCGAACTTGTGCATGCCCATCACCAGCGGATGGCCTTCCGGATTCTGCGTGGTGAACTTGATGGTGCGCTCCTGGGCTGAGGCGATGCCAAAGGCTGCAAAGGCCACAGCAGCGACGATGGTTTTGAGGACTAAACGTTTCATGACTTGTCTCCTAGATTAAAAAAGCAAAGGCGGCTGTACGCTTATTGAATGATGGCGACCAGGCGTGGCGTACCCACGCACGCCCGGCCGCTCGTCTGTGGTGACTCAATAGAACCAGCGGGCCGGCACCATGACGAGCTGCGGGAACGCGACCATCAGGAACATGATGATGAACTGCGCGATCATGAAAGGAATCACGCCCTTGGTCACCTCGTCCATGCTGATCTTGCCGACGCCGGCCACGGCATTGAGCACCGTACCCACGGGCGGGGTGATCAAGCCGATGGCGTTGTTGATGATGAACATCACGCCGAAATACACCGGGTCGATGCCCGCGGCCTTGACCACCGGCATGAGCACCGGCGTCAGGAGCAGGATGGTCGGCGTCATGTCCAGCGCCGTGCCCACGAGCATGGTCAGCAGCATGATCGCCAGCATCAGCAGGCGCGGACTGTCGAGCAGCGGCTGCAGCAGGGCAACGACTTGCGCCGGCAAGTTGGCCACCGTGATCAGCCAGGCCGAGACCATGGCGGCAGCGACCAGGAACATGACCACGGCACAGGTCTTGGCGGCAGACACGAACAGCGGGACCAGCTGCCTGATATTGAGTTCGCGGTAAACGAGCGTCGAAACGAACAGCGAGTACACCGCCGCCACCACAGCCGCTTCGGTCGGGGTGAACACGCCGAACTTCAGGCCGAACACAATGATGAAGGGCAGCACCAAGGCCCAGGTCGCCAGTTTGAGCGCCTCGACCACTTCGGCCGCCGTCTTGCGCGGAGGCGGCACGACCACTTCCTTGCGCACCAGGTACCACCAGGTGGCCACCAGTGCAACAGCCAGCCACACGCCCGGGAAGATGCCGGCCATGAACAGCTTGGAAATCGACACATTGGCGGCGACGCCGAAGATCACGAAACCGATGCTCGGCGGGATGATGGGCGCGATGATGCCAGCCGAGGCAATCAATCCGGCCGAGCGAGCCTTGTCATGCCCGGCGG
This DNA window, taken from Polaromonas hydrogenivorans, encodes the following:
- a CDS encoding bifunctional sugar phosphate isomerase/epimerase/4-hydroxyphenylpyruvate dioxygenase family protein, with the translated sequence MRHSIATVSLSGMLREKLQAAAAAHFDGVEIFENDLLQFPGTPAEVRRICEDLGLRIDMFQPFRDFDGTTPAQVARSLERAERKFDVMQELGTELILVCSNVQPDALGDVDQLAGQFHQLAEHAGRRGMRIAYEALAWGSKIKLWSQAWSVVERVNHPHMGLALDSFHTLSLRDDPSGIARLPGEKIFFVQLADAPWVNTDVLTHSRHYRCFPGQGEMEVTKFTAAVIESGYSGPLSLEIFNDEFRSAPARANAVDARRSLLWLEDQVRQSRAKDAPPCKAPLFAPPPAPVLTGWAFVEFAVDPAAGGRLAAWLKATGFHRIGHHRSKKVDLYGQGEVRIIVNLEEDSFARSHFEQHGTSACAVALATPDVAGALARAEALLCPRVNGRVGQNELTIPAVRAPDGSLLYFCEAPQGGRYAFEADFVMDESALHGGVLGDTARFDHLVQAVPAGQVEPWVLFHRAALGLAPERNVVMHDPYGVIRSREIESTDREVRVSITVSERDNTSVSRAVSSFRGAGVQQIAIAVTDLVATARALKASGALLLPVPANYYDDLLARYDIDAGLLAAMRELGILYDREADGGEFLHLYLTPFDDRFHFELVERRRGYAGYGAPNAPSRLAAMAQWRQAQQ
- a CDS encoding type II 3-dehydroquinate dehydratase encodes the protein MKILMLHGINHNMFGKRDPKQYGTITLDEINAGLAALGTELGTDVECFQTNSEGEMCERIHQGYTDGVDAVLINAGAWTHYSYGIRDALAILTCPIVELHMSNIHAREAFRHVSVFGEIVRGQICGFGVDSYLLGLRAGHSAALAAKA
- a CDS encoding TRAP transporter substrate-binding protein, coding for MKRLVLKTIVAAVAFAAFGIASAQERTIKFTTQNPEGHPLVMGMHKFADLVAAKSGGKIKVNLFPGGVLGGDGPVISAMQGGTIEMASMNTSYLAGQVKEFAVFDFPFMFSNSKEADAVVDGPFGKQMHAKLDAKGLIGLTYWELGFRNITNNKRAIVKVEDIAGLKLRVIPTPINVDWVKTLGANPTPMTFGEVYSALEQGAIDGQENPLTVIAANKLFEVQKYLTLTNHQYNPQSVLISKKFWDTLSPAEKKIISDAAAESTVYQRQQARAQATTALEAVKKGGMQVTELAPAEVDKLREKMRPVVAKFAVSVGQETVKGLQDALAQARASK
- a CDS encoding TRAP transporter large permease subunit; amino-acid sequence: MTILIFLGSMLGAMALGVPIAFSLLLCGAALMWHLNMFDAQILAQNVINGADSFPLLAVPFFMLAGEIMNAGGLSRRIVNFAMALVGHIKGGLGYVTIVAAVILASLSGSAVADAAALTALLLPMMVAAGHDKARSAGLIASAGIIAPIIPPSIGFVIFGVAANVSISKLFMAGIFPGVWLAVALVATWWYLVRKEVVVPPPRKTAAEVVEALKLATWALVLPFIIVFGLKFGVFTPTEAAVVAAVYSLFVSTLVYRELNIRQLVPLFVSAAKTCAVVMFLVAAAMVSAWLITVANLPAQVVALLQPLLDSPRLLMLAIMLLTMLVGTALDMTPTILLLTPVLMPVVKAAGIDPVYFGVMFIINNAIGLITPPVGTVLNAVAGVGKISMDEVTKGVIPFMIAQFIIMFLMVAFPQLVMVPARWFY